From Deinococcus aquaticus, one genomic window encodes:
- a CDS encoding cyclase family protein gives MPSFPVDISRQLTPGHPTWPGDPDFRVEPQARISRGDSVNTGEIRTSTHTGTHVDAPWHYDDAGRRLHEVPLGTYIGRCRVVSVQGSGEPLMLEPGVLAGLPDALPSRVLLNTGQPAHWEEFPTRFAALSPAFVQELARRGVQLIGTDCPSVDPLTSKTLDGHHACRETGLLILEGLNLSGVPDGEYDLMCLPLPLAEMDGAPARAVLLPAGTLDGLNG, from the coding sequence ATGCCGTCATTCCCCGTGGACATCTCCCGTCAACTCACACCCGGCCATCCCACCTGGCCCGGCGATCCGGATTTCCGCGTGGAACCGCAGGCACGCATCTCGCGGGGCGACAGCGTGAATACCGGCGAGATCCGCACGAGCACGCACACGGGCACGCACGTGGACGCCCCCTGGCATTACGACGACGCGGGCCGCCGACTGCACGAGGTGCCGCTGGGCACGTACATCGGCCGCTGCCGCGTGGTCAGCGTGCAGGGCAGCGGTGAGCCGCTGATGCTGGAACCGGGCGTCCTGGCGGGCCTGCCGGACGCGCTGCCGTCCCGGGTGCTGCTGAACACCGGGCAGCCCGCCCACTGGGAGGAGTTCCCGACGCGTTTCGCGGCGCTCTCCCCTGCCTTCGTGCAGGAACTTGCACGGCGCGGCGTGCAACTGATCGGCACGGACTGCCCCAGCGTGGACCCGCTGACCAGCAAGACCCTGGACGGGCATCACGCCTGCCGCGAGACGGGCCTGCTGATCCTGGAGGGCCTGAACCTGAGCGGCGTGCCGGACGGCGAGTACGACCTGATGTGCCTGCCGCTGCCGCTGGCCGAGATGGACGGAGCGCCGGCGCGGGCCGTGCTGCTGCCCGCCGGAACGCTGGACGGCCTGAACGGGTAA
- a CDS encoding acyl-CoA thioesterase, with protein sequence MKLRIPDADVLWDTLPDARRHELTLHVHEHDLDDLSHVNNTVYLAWCEQVAREHALRLGMGTDALSALGAVPVARQHVITYHRPAVLGDAVRVRTALTLHAGVRSVRAYALDRVNPGDPGGGVRLAECQTEWVWVDPVTGRPKRAPETVSARFGFSDAVLSR encoded by the coding sequence TTGAAACTCCGCATTCCGGACGCCGACGTCCTGTGGGACACGCTGCCTGACGCGCGCCGTCACGAACTGACACTGCACGTCCACGAGCATGACCTCGACGACCTGAGCCACGTGAACAACACCGTGTACCTCGCGTGGTGCGAGCAGGTGGCCCGAGAGCACGCCCTGCGTCTGGGCATGGGCACGGACGCCCTGAGCGCCCTGGGCGCCGTCCCGGTCGCGCGCCAGCACGTCATCACGTACCACCGGCCCGCCGTGCTGGGCGACGCGGTGCGGGTCCGCACGGCCCTGACCCTGCACGCCGGGGTGCGCAGCGTCCGTGCCTACGCCCTGGACCGCGTGAACCCCGGCGACCCGGGGGGCGGCGTGCGCCTCGCCGAGTGCCAGACCGAGTGGGTGTGGGTGGACCCCGTGACCGGGCGTCCCAAACGTGCGCCGGAAACCGTGAGCGCCCGCTTCGGCTTCAGCGACGCCGTCCTCAGCCGCTGA
- a CDS encoding S8/S53 family peptidase encodes MNQKNTKKLELSIKTGLRKIECRADADIIGRWLCKLPETLVPGSYSISLVEDELVVSAPYEIKIIDREHSSIFTQYDRTIFEVEKTNMLPIIYIDESNNIFLPVNSDSKYRQPFLILADRFKSLDLKDKEKYMEIMRQYSLKLNKIKNNFYKRYTGPEIVTEVQEVEQIRQDFSGLMEEGYLFYPILIRNGRFDLDISSEIAQIKIGIDRLNLDGPLEKELKSKVENNYRRPSLLNAIYPMNYSPNTINVDFDDIDETCQKPFADFSVDISYGSFYSNFPEIIGAGSPAPTTEPFTGTADYSELLGKNKLIHLLEKSDLVMESAEYYMGISGSPNKGSKEVDVFVIDTSRIDNNGIVTDSFVNQVKDSSKIYTISGHGSIIARNISKLVNQNVAVRQLSACQLSDCSLARTAQVICDAILHRISTGRHVVVNLSMTYTIRSSLMDRVLKSAMKNGVWIVVANGNADRYKIQPVSPEASGFIDQRQYPAYDAISYSRMINVGGLFINEKMQLVDFFDNGATALPKKYEAQTYAPALDIYGDPASMPHLGTSFSVPYVTAALANTLTQLPEDCRASRDKIATFISRKTDIGSGNKENINIVDFSKGRLNSSQISELCK; translated from the coding sequence TTGAATCAAAAGAATACAAAGAAACTGGAATTGTCAATAAAAACCGGATTGAGAAAAATAGAATGCCGTGCTGATGCTGATATAATTGGAAGATGGTTATGTAAATTGCCAGAGACGCTCGTTCCTGGGTCATATTCGATATCTCTTGTCGAAGACGAGTTAGTAGTTTCCGCTCCATATGAAATAAAAATTATTGATCGAGAGCACAGTTCTATTTTTACCCAATATGACCGTACTATATTCGAAGTGGAAAAAACAAATATGTTACCTATCATATATATCGATGAGAGCAATAATATATTTTTGCCTGTTAACTCAGATAGCAAATATAGACAACCTTTCTTGATTTTAGCTGATCGATTCAAAAGTTTGGATTTAAAGGACAAAGAAAAATATATGGAGATAATGCGCCAATACTCTCTGAAATTGAATAAGATTAAAAACAATTTTTATAAAAGATATACTGGTCCAGAAATAGTGACAGAAGTACAAGAGGTCGAGCAGATTAGGCAAGATTTTAGCGGACTTATGGAGGAAGGATACCTTTTTTATCCCATCCTAATCAGAAACGGTAGGTTTGATTTGGACATATCAAGTGAAATCGCTCAAATAAAGATCGGAATTGATCGACTTAATCTCGACGGTCCGCTAGAAAAAGAGCTAAAGTCGAAAGTCGAAAATAATTATAGAAGGCCATCTTTACTAAATGCAATATACCCCATGAATTATTCTCCAAATACCATCAATGTAGATTTTGATGATATAGACGAAACTTGCCAAAAGCCTTTTGCTGATTTCAGTGTTGATATTTCGTACGGCTCATTTTATAGTAATTTCCCTGAGATAATAGGCGCTGGTTCCCCGGCTCCCACGACTGAACCATTCACTGGTACTGCGGATTATAGTGAGCTATTGGGAAAAAATAAACTGATTCACCTTTTAGAAAAAAGTGACTTAGTGATGGAAAGTGCCGAATATTATATGGGTATTTCCGGATCGCCTAATAAGGGCAGCAAAGAGGTTGATGTATTTGTGATAGACACGAGCCGTATTGATAATAATGGAATAGTAACCGACTCTTTTGTTAATCAAGTAAAAGATAGTAGTAAAATTTATACTATAAGTGGCCATGGCTCTATCATAGCAAGAAACATCTCCAAGCTGGTAAACCAAAATGTTGCAGTGCGTCAACTTAGTGCATGTCAGTTAAGCGATTGCTCACTCGCGAGAACTGCACAGGTTATTTGCGATGCCATTCTCCATCGGATATCGACAGGGCGGCATGTTGTTGTTAACCTTAGTATGACGTATACCATTAGATCATCTCTAATGGATAGAGTGCTAAAAAGTGCAATGAAAAATGGTGTCTGGATTGTTGTTGCTAATGGAAATGCTGATCGGTATAAGATTCAACCAGTCAGCCCTGAAGCTTCGGGGTTTATTGACCAACGTCAGTACCCTGCCTACGATGCAATTTCTTACAGTCGAATGATCAATGTTGGCGGTCTATTTATTAATGAAAAGATGCAATTGGTAGACTTTTTTGACAATGGTGCAACTGCCCTTCCTAAAAAATATGAAGCTCAGACATATGCTCCCGCTTTGGACATTTATGGAGATCCCGCATCTATGCCTCATCTGGGAACATCATTTTCCGTTCCTTACGTGACTGCGGCCCTGGCAAATACCCTTACTCAGCTACCTGAAGACTGCCGTGCCAGTAGAGATAAAATAGCTACATTCATATCCCGAAAAACAGATATTGGTTCTGGGAATAAAGAAAATATCAATATAGTAGATTTTTCAAAAGGACGCTTGAATTCATCTCAAATATCAGAATTGTGTAAATAG
- a CDS encoding S8/S53 family peptidase — protein sequence MTRSALLSRLTSVLSLILVGAAHAQQTPAALPAATAARPAGLFPAAAAPGETAWIFGLNGVAPEGKLSVGGQAAEYRLDRASGWLAFQVPQAAAGGPQTLTLRGAPQNLRLNVLKVPSGTEALIYVRADAARTVQTEYTRRLQALADTCAKSCPPEVQAVLKSLSTQQPPALTPLSAPIRGQGVTPGLVAPRTTLSPTVAVRAPLVTLNTLKASNLAQLLNPAARPPAAPTDSICSALAGTVPTAGLPLGQVLTLLDLIFAGDLQTDPTRVGWPDQVGEPPYARTPPASVLARLLNLKSRNGKGVTIHVLDTASAAEDPFTYSGQYYNVTFTDRPRHGQAIGQIAQAVAPGAAVQYQQVCDKDGTCSTLKTVQALCAVAAEARRGGRHVVNLSVGGPNPTRGLELALREVAALGVPTVASYGNRDDCAGLVAGDRCNHYPADWTRAFDFGPAVNLASRSLRPTMLLSVAGWDIAGQQLATYNRGVGNPGVLTEPPSVQAPGEFWLGAYPYFGTSFAAPVVSGVLANWLSCQPGVPLLPLVTTSGQAPIAASLVNACP from the coding sequence ATGACTCGATCCGCACTGCTTTCCCGTTTGACCAGCGTGCTTTCCCTGATCCTGGTAGGGGCCGCCCACGCCCAGCAGACGCCCGCCGCGCTGCCGGCCGCCACGGCGGCGCGCCCTGCTGGCCTGTTTCCCGCTGCCGCCGCGCCCGGCGAGACCGCCTGGATCTTCGGCCTGAACGGCGTCGCGCCGGAAGGTAAACTGAGCGTCGGCGGGCAGGCAGCCGAGTACCGCCTGGACCGCGCCAGCGGCTGGCTGGCCTTTCAGGTACCACAGGCGGCGGCCGGGGGCCCGCAGACCCTCACGCTGCGCGGCGCCCCGCAGAACCTGCGGCTGAACGTCCTGAAAGTGCCATCCGGAACGGAGGCCCTGATCTACGTCCGTGCGGACGCCGCCAGGACCGTGCAGACCGAGTACACCCGCCGCCTTCAGGCCCTGGCCGACACCTGCGCGAAAAGCTGTCCGCCGGAGGTCCAGGCCGTGCTGAAAAGCCTGAGCACCCAGCAACCGCCCGCACTGACTCCCCTGAGTGCGCCGATAAGGGGGCAGGGCGTCACGCCCGGACTGGTCGCGCCCCGCACCACCCTGTCCCCCACGGTGGCTGTCCGCGCGCCCCTGGTCACCCTGAACACCCTGAAAGCATCGAACCTGGCGCAACTGCTTAACCCGGCCGCCCGCCCCCCCGCCGCGCCCACCGACTCGATCTGCTCGGCGCTGGCGGGCACCGTGCCCACCGCCGGGCTTCCGCTGGGGCAGGTGCTCACGCTGCTGGACTTGATCTTCGCCGGTGACTTGCAGACCGACCCAACCCGTGTCGGCTGGCCCGATCAGGTCGGAGAACCGCCTTACGCCAGAACGCCGCCGGCCTCAGTGCTGGCCCGCCTGCTGAATCTCAAATCCAGAAATGGCAAGGGCGTGACTATCCACGTCCTCGACACGGCCAGCGCTGCCGAGGATCCGTTCACCTACAGCGGGCAGTACTACAACGTGACGTTCACGGATCGCCCCCGCCACGGTCAGGCCATCGGGCAGATCGCACAGGCGGTCGCACCCGGCGCGGCCGTGCAGTACCAGCAGGTGTGCGACAAGGACGGCACCTGTTCTACCCTGAAGACCGTGCAGGCCCTGTGCGCTGTTGCGGCAGAGGCCCGGCGCGGCGGGCGGCACGTCGTGAACCTCAGCGTGGGCGGCCCGAACCCCACGCGCGGCCTGGAACTCGCGCTGCGCGAGGTGGCCGCGCTGGGCGTGCCGACCGTCGCCAGTTACGGGAACCGCGACGACTGCGCCGGTCTGGTCGCCGGGGACCGCTGCAACCATTACCCTGCCGACTGGACCCGCGCGTTCGATTTCGGCCCGGCGGTCAACCTCGCGTCCCGCAGCCTGCGGCCCACCATGCTGCTCAGCGTGGCCGGGTGGGACATCGCGGGGCAGCAACTGGCCACGTACAACCGGGGCGTGGGGAACCCCGGCGTGCTGACCGAGCCGCCCAGCGTGCAGGCCCCCGGCGAGTTCTGGCTGGGCGCTTACCCGTACTTCGGAACCAGTTTCGCCGCGCCGGTCGTGAGCGGCGTGCTGGCAAACTGGCTGAGCTGCCAGCCCGGCGTGCCCCTGCTGCCCCTGGTCACCACGTCCGGACAGGCCCCCATCGCGGCCAGCCTCGTGAACGCCTGCCCCTGA
- a CDS encoding 4a-hydroxytetrahydrobiopterin dehydratase, producing MAYDPRMNYDPARKLTDGDVQDLKPDGWYGDDGKLFREFEFGTYQQGVDFAVRVAAQAEERGHHPDLHIYFRKVRVNFFTHDAGGVTQADIDGARAVDTLLPAPDTQAQADQD from the coding sequence ATGGCTTACGATCCCCGCATGAACTACGACCCCGCCCGCAAACTGACGGACGGGGACGTGCAGGACCTCAAACCCGACGGCTGGTACGGCGACGACGGCAAACTGTTCCGCGAATTCGAGTTCGGTACGTACCAGCAGGGCGTGGACTTCGCCGTGCGGGTCGCCGCGCAGGCCGAGGAACGCGGCCACCACCCGGACCTGCACATCTACTTCCGCAAGGTGCGCGTCAACTTCTTCACGCACGACGCGGGCGGCGTCACCCAGGCCGATATTGACGGCGCGCGGGCTGTGGACACCCTACTGCCCGCCCCGGACACCCAGGCGCAGGCGGACCAGGATTGA